A region of Shewanella psychromarinicola DNA encodes the following proteins:
- a CDS encoding TIGR00153 family protein, protein MPVNSILGVFAKSPLKPLEQHIDKVHECASLLVPFFDATISGDWDEAIKIRKKISLLEKDADSLKREIRLTLPGGLFMPVERTDLLELLTQQDKIANKAKDISGRIIGRQLVLPQPMQKAFGAYLQRCLDAVSLAKRAINELDDLLETGFRGRQVELVAKMINELDLIEGDSDDLQIQLRRQLFALEAELNPIDVMFMYKIIEWVGGLADLAERVGSRLELMLARN, encoded by the coding sequence ATGCCAGTAAACTCTATTTTAGGTGTGTTTGCAAAATCACCTCTTAAGCCTTTAGAACAGCATATCGACAAAGTACATGAGTGTGCATCACTTCTTGTTCCTTTCTTTGACGCAACTATCTCAGGTGACTGGGATGAAGCGATAAAGATACGCAAAAAAATTAGTTTGCTGGAAAAAGACGCTGACTCACTTAAACGTGAAATTCGCCTGACTCTTCCTGGTGGATTATTTATGCCTGTTGAACGGACTGACTTGCTTGAGTTATTAACTCAACAGGACAAAATCGCCAACAAGGCAAAAGATATCTCTGGCCGTATTATTGGCCGTCAATTAGTCCTTCCTCAGCCTATGCAAAAAGCTTTTGGTGCTTATCTACAACGTTGTTTAGATGCGGTATCACTTGCTAAGCGGGCTATTAACGAACTCGATGATTTGCTCGAAACCGGTTTCCGGGGTCGTCAAGTTGAGTTAGTTGCCAAAATGATCAATGAATTAGATCTTATCGAAGGCGATTCTGATGACTTGCAAATTCAATTGCGTCGTCAATTGTTTGCATTAGAAGCTGAATTGAATCCGATTGATGTAATGTTCATGTATAAAATTATCGAATGGGTTGGAGGTTTAGCAGATCTTGCTGAGCGTGTCGGTTCCCGCCTAGAGCTAATGCTAGCTCGTAACTAA
- a CDS encoding CYTH domain-containing protein, producing the protein MDAEIELKLFIQAQHHDLLKKILNDYPNSTPQGQKNLTNGYFDTDDLQLRRWDMGLRVRGFDNQLEQTIKTAGRVVGGIHSRPEYNVNIDQKIPILSRFPNKIWPVGYNIDNISASLGCIFETNFNRQTWHIYLNNSLVEVALDVGEIIAKNNLDPICELEFELLAGDTSALIELAIEVAKSVPLRLGKASKAQRGYQLAGKSKPVTLENIDYVSLSKSNNLQQTLSAILETGLERWQLIENMLTVSNDDEQQQSALWGELRRCVRLLRLTLDQFGLLNQHTSPLFDHLEQALTFVSPLQSCCLLLQDYAKLLANINNKPLVCQRLENHISSMSISTQLASIWQQPEYGQLQLALVDLLLTTESGQHQWGNYPELGLFANQLQQASWKRIGKLMPITSEMNSVDYQHVADALDESILVGFAYGEMYQAKKREAFRAPWQDLALGISTLSAYKILRFLSEQYQLNIETWLDNKETSLLFAMEQSRKSALKVPIYW; encoded by the coding sequence ATGGACGCAGAAATAGAGTTAAAACTATTCATTCAAGCACAACACCATGATTTATTAAAAAAAATATTGAATGACTACCCTAATTCGACCCCTCAAGGCCAGAAAAACCTCACCAACGGATATTTCGATACAGACGATTTACAGTTGCGTCGTTGGGATATGGGCTTACGCGTAAGGGGTTTTGATAACCAACTCGAACAGACCATAAAAACAGCAGGTAGGGTCGTAGGAGGGATCCACTCTCGTCCCGAATATAATGTCAACATAGATCAAAAAATACCGATCCTGTCACGTTTCCCAAATAAAATTTGGCCGGTAGGATATAATATCGACAACATCTCCGCATCACTCGGGTGTATTTTTGAAACCAATTTCAACCGCCAAACCTGGCATATTTACCTCAATAACAGCCTCGTTGAGGTCGCATTGGATGTGGGTGAAATCATTGCAAAAAATAACCTTGATCCCATATGCGAGCTAGAATTTGAATTACTTGCAGGTGATACTTCAGCCTTAATAGAATTGGCAATTGAAGTGGCTAAATCAGTGCCCTTGCGGTTAGGTAAGGCCAGTAAAGCTCAGCGAGGTTACCAGCTTGCGGGTAAATCAAAACCCGTCACCCTCGAGAATATTGATTACGTCTCGTTGTCAAAGAGTAATAATTTACAGCAAACCCTTAGCGCCATACTAGAAACGGGGCTTGAGCGCTGGCAACTGATTGAAAATATGTTAACTGTCTCTAATGACGACGAACAACAACAGTCAGCATTATGGGGTGAATTACGTCGTTGTGTGCGCTTACTCAGGCTCACCCTAGATCAATTTGGTTTACTCAATCAGCACACTAGCCCATTATTTGATCATCTTGAACAGGCGCTAACATTTGTTAGTCCACTGCAAAGCTGTTGCTTATTGTTGCAAGACTACGCAAAACTGCTTGCCAACATCAATAATAAACCTCTGGTGTGCCAACGACTAGAAAACCATATCAGCTCGATGTCTATTTCAACTCAATTAGCCTCCATATGGCAACAACCTGAGTATGGTCAATTACAATTGGCCTTAGTCGATTTGTTATTAACCACTGAAAGTGGTCAACATCAATGGGGCAATTATCCAGAACTGGGCTTGTTTGCTAACCAATTACAACAAGCCTCATGGAAACGTATTGGCAAATTAATGCCGATAACATCTGAAATGAATAGCGTAGATTACCAACACGTTGCAGACGCACTGGATGAAAGTATCTTAGTTGGCTTTGCTTATGGAGAAATGTACCAAGCCAAAAAGCGCGAGGCTTTTCGTGCACCGTGGCAAGACTTAGCGTTGGGGATCAGCACGCTATCTGCGTATAAAATATTAAGGTTCCTTAGTGAGCAGTATCAACTTAATATTGAAACCTGGTTAGACAATAAAGAAACCAGTTTATTGTTTGCCATGGAGCAGTCACGTAAAAGTGCCCTAAAAGTGCCTATATATTGGTAA
- a CDS encoding YgjV family protein: MDNINPWEWVGYLASVVVAISLMMANIKKLRWWNLIGAGLFVAYGLAIDALPVALVNFFIVLIDAYYLIKLYRKPTPPTD, from the coding sequence ATGGACAATATTAACCCTTGGGAATGGGTCGGCTACTTAGCTTCGGTCGTTGTTGCTATTTCCTTGATGATGGCGAACATCAAAAAATTACGCTGGTGGAACTTAATTGGTGCTGGATTATTTGTGGCTTACGGCCTGGCCATAGATGCATTACCCGTTGCTTTGGTTAATTTTTTTATTGTGTTAATTGATGCCTATTATTTGATTAAGTTATACCGTAAACCAACCCCGCCCACAGACTAA
- a CDS encoding PaaI family thioesterase, translating into MSIWFKTVTLEDCARLDAGMQGKGTLMQTLGIKITEIGDDYMVATMPANPAVHNPLGMVHGGANVALAETVASYAANFVVDFTRYYCVGQEINANHLKASRNGELTATAKPVHIGKRSSVWEILVHNSAGKLCCISRMTAAVVER; encoded by the coding sequence ATGAGTATTTGGTTTAAAACGGTCACTTTAGAAGATTGTGCTCGTTTGGATGCAGGGATGCAGGGAAAGGGCACCTTAATGCAAACTTTGGGCATTAAAATCACTGAAATTGGCGATGATTATATGGTCGCCACCATGCCTGCTAATCCCGCTGTGCATAATCCATTAGGGATGGTTCATGGTGGCGCGAATGTCGCACTCGCGGAAACGGTAGCCAGTTATGCTGCCAATTTTGTGGTCGATTTCACGCGCTATTATTGTGTCGGACAAGAAATCAACGCCAATCATTTAAAAGCATCACGTAATGGCGAATTAACCGCGACAGCAAAACCTGTACACATTGGCAAGCGCAGTTCTGTATGGGAAATATTAGTGCACAATAGCGCTGGCAAACTTTGCTGTATTTCAAGAATGACAGCTGCAGTTGTAGAGCGATAA
- a CDS encoding helix-turn-helix transcriptional regulator: MSSNIDELVFLHQIAAPCHLAILAESIGLKTRIVKHAAELELEKKSNNFYLISQKGAALDSKGIPLLVSRLVEHVPVALYQVERGSLDQESALLQGVRGLLYSDQRMDLMLTGLRKMVADELWYDRPLISKIFRRLVQQLDTRTEIPADTVAILQRLTNRERTIIQLVSSGARNKEIAQRLCISEHTVKAHISSIFRKTESRNRVELLRWAQTYQSHWELVS, encoded by the coding sequence ATGAGTTCGAATATCGATGAGTTGGTGTTCTTGCACCAAATCGCAGCACCTTGCCATTTAGCTATTTTGGCTGAATCTATCGGGTTAAAAACTCGCATTGTAAAACATGCGGCTGAGCTTGAGTTAGAAAAAAAATCCAATAACTTTTATCTTATTTCACAAAAGGGCGCAGCCTTAGACAGTAAAGGTATTCCGTTATTGGTGTCGCGTTTAGTCGAACATGTTCCGGTTGCTTTATATCAAGTTGAACGAGGTTCACTTGATCAAGAGTCTGCACTGCTCCAAGGCGTGCGTGGTTTATTGTACAGTGATCAACGCATGGATTTAATGCTAACGGGTTTGCGTAAAATGGTGGCTGACGAATTGTGGTACGACCGGCCATTGATCAGTAAAATCTTTAGACGTTTAGTTCAGCAGTTAGATACTCGTACTGAAATCCCTGCCGATACCGTTGCCATTCTCCAAAGGTTGACCAATCGAGAAAGAACTATTATTCAGCTTGTCTCTAGTGGCGCGCGTAATAAAGAAATTGCCCAGCGATTGTGTATTAGTGAACATACCGTTAAAGCCCATATCTCCTCTATTTTCCGTAAAACAGAGTCACGCAACCGAGTTGAGTTATTACGTTGGGCACAAACTTATCAAAGTCACTGGGAATTGGTGAGTTAA
- a CDS encoding DUF2238 domain-containing protein — translation MKKGVIWITIYLLVLLWSLINPKDMFTWWLEAIPALLALPILFFSRKSFPLTPLAYGLILVHCCVLFVGARYTYAEVPLFDWLAQLMGSERNNYDKVGHFAQGFIPVILAREIFIRKQVIQIGAWCQFLAVCFVLAFSAFYELVEWWVAIATGENAEAFLGTQGYVWDTQSDMFLALIGGVCGVLLLSSLHNKQIATKMAVNNHLV, via the coding sequence ATGAAAAAAGGTGTGATATGGATAACAATTTATCTGTTGGTATTGTTGTGGTCGCTGATAAACCCTAAAGATATGTTTACTTGGTGGCTGGAAGCCATCCCTGCATTACTCGCATTACCGATATTGTTTTTTAGTCGTAAAAGCTTTCCGCTAACCCCGTTAGCTTATGGCCTTATTCTAGTGCATTGTTGTGTGTTATTTGTGGGAGCTCGTTACACCTATGCTGAAGTACCATTATTTGACTGGCTAGCTCAACTGATGGGCAGTGAGCGAAACAATTACGATAAAGTCGGCCATTTTGCCCAAGGTTTTATTCCGGTGATATTGGCGCGTGAAATTTTTATCCGTAAGCAGGTGATACAAATAGGTGCTTGGTGCCAGTTTTTAGCGGTATGTTTTGTGCTCGCATTTTCAGCTTTTTATGAATTAGTTGAATGGTGGGTCGCCATTGCTACTGGCGAAAATGCGGAGGCTTTTTTAGGCACTCAAGGGTATGTTTGGGATACTCAATCTGACATGTTTTTAGCATTAATTGGTGGCGTGTGTGGCGTATTGTTGCTTTCATCTCTTCATAACAAACAGATAGCGACCAAAATGGCGGTCAATAACCATTTGGTGTGA
- the serA gene encoding phosphoglycerate dehydrogenase, protein MAKHSLDKDKIKILLLEGVHQTAVDVLERSGYTNIEYHKASLGEAALLVSIKDAHFVGLRSRTQLTAEVLHHAEKLAAIGCFCIGTNQVDLSTAEQLGIPVFNAPFSNTRSVAELVIGEIIMLMRGIPQRNAISHRGGWLKSANGSVEVRGKTLGVVGYGHIGTQLGILAETIGMRVIFFDIEDKLPLGNASQVRSMDELLAQANVVSLHVPETPQTKDMFAKAEFAKMRQGSFFINASRGTVVDIEDLAQALKSEHLAGAAIDVFPVEPKSNDDEFITPLRGLDNVLLTPHIGGSTAEAQENIGVEVAGKLVKYSDNGSTLSAVNFPEVSLSQHSGTSRLLHIHHNRPGVLIKINQAFSEKHINIAAQYLQTTAQIGYVVMEVDSDQAEEALVELKSIEGTIRARVLF, encoded by the coding sequence ATGGCGAAACATTCGCTTGACAAGGATAAGATTAAAATCCTGCTGTTGGAGGGCGTCCACCAAACTGCGGTCGATGTACTAGAACGTTCAGGTTACACCAATATTGAATATCACAAAGCCTCACTCGGCGAAGCTGCATTACTGGTTTCAATCAAAGATGCGCATTTTGTTGGTTTACGCTCACGCACGCAACTGACAGCTGAAGTATTACATCATGCAGAAAAACTAGCTGCTATTGGTTGCTTCTGTATTGGGACTAATCAAGTCGATTTATCGACAGCTGAACAATTGGGTATTCCGGTCTTCAACGCGCCATTTTCCAACACGCGTAGTGTTGCAGAATTGGTGATTGGTGAGATCATCATGTTAATGCGTGGTATTCCGCAGCGTAATGCGATTTCACATCGCGGCGGTTGGCTAAAAAGCGCCAATGGCAGTGTTGAAGTCCGTGGTAAAACCTTAGGTGTTGTTGGTTATGGTCATATCGGTACTCAGCTAGGTATTTTAGCTGAAACCATAGGCATGAGAGTGATTTTCTTTGATATTGAAGATAAATTACCGTTAGGTAATGCCTCACAAGTTCGCTCTATGGATGAGTTATTGGCTCAGGCCAATGTTGTCAGCCTGCATGTACCCGAAACGCCACAAACCAAAGACATGTTCGCTAAGGCTGAATTTGCTAAAATGCGCCAAGGCAGTTTCTTTATCAATGCCTCCCGCGGCACCGTGGTTGATATTGAAGACCTAGCCCAAGCGCTAAAATCTGAGCATCTTGCTGGCGCAGCAATTGACGTATTCCCGGTTGAACCTAAGTCTAATGATGATGAATTCATCACTCCACTTCGAGGTTTAGACAACGTATTGCTCACGCCACACATTGGCGGCAGTACTGCAGAAGCACAAGAAAATATCGGGGTTGAAGTGGCTGGCAAGCTAGTGAAATACTCAGATAATGGCTCAACCTTATCTGCAGTGAACTTCCCTGAAGTGTCATTATCTCAACATAGTGGTACTTCACGCTTATTGCATATTCACCATAACCGTCCTGGTGTGTTGATCAAAATCAACCAAGCGTTTTCAGAGAAGCACATTAACATTGCCGCACAATACCTACAGACTACTGCTCAAATTGGTTATGTGGTAATGGAAGTTGATTCAGACCAAGCCGAAGAAGCATTAGTTGAGTTGAAGTCAATCGAAGGCACTATCCGTGCGCGAGTATTATTTTAA
- the ygfZ gene encoding tRNA-modifying protein YgfZ: protein MTISVNQPDWDFIATSPALMLSSLAHMGLIEITGEQGRSFIQGQVTTDITSLGTYEWKWGAHCDPKGKMLASFRTFAVGDSLFMLLPKSALSLDLPHLQKYAVFSKAELADVSDDYHIIGIAGAEAQAFATEHFGDVSQTLNFVDQGVIIRDGDRFIAIIKSAAAEIIINQSGQTLFDASAWQALEIKAGYPNIDAAHSGQYVAQMCNLQAINGISFTKGCYMGQETIARMKYRGGNKRALYILSGTSNQKITTDTTLEIALDDGFRRGGNIIECVQYGDKVLLTAVLPNDTENNAQLRLAGDESSQLSIIELPYSLADA, encoded by the coding sequence ATGACTATTTCAGTAAACCAACCAGATTGGGATTTCATCGCCACATCTCCTGCATTAATGTTATCAAGTTTAGCTCATATGGGATTAATCGAAATCACCGGAGAGCAAGGGCGTAGCTTTATTCAAGGCCAAGTCACTACAGACATTACCTCTCTTGGTACATACGAGTGGAAATGGGGCGCGCATTGCGACCCTAAAGGTAAAATGCTTGCCAGTTTCCGAACATTTGCTGTGGGCGATAGCTTATTCATGTTACTGCCCAAAAGTGCCTTGAGTTTAGATTTACCACATTTACAAAAATACGCGGTATTTAGTAAAGCTGAACTGGCTGATGTCAGTGATGACTACCACATAATCGGCATAGCTGGAGCAGAGGCACAAGCCTTTGCTACTGAACATTTTGGCGATGTATCGCAAACACTTAACTTTGTAGATCAGGGCGTAATCATTCGCGATGGAGATCGTTTTATTGCCATTATTAAATCAGCCGCAGCCGAAATAATCATCAACCAATCGGGTCAAACATTGTTTGATGCCAGTGCATGGCAAGCATTAGAAATTAAAGCCGGTTATCCCAACATTGATGCCGCTCATTCAGGCCAGTACGTAGCACAAATGTGTAACTTACAAGCCATTAATGGCATCAGCTTTACTAAAGGCTGTTACATGGGCCAAGAAACGATTGCTAGAATGAAATACCGCGGTGGTAATAAACGCGCTTTGTATATTTTGTCCGGTACCAGCAATCAAAAAATCACCACTGACACTACGTTAGAAATTGCGCTTGATGACGGTTTCCGTCGTGGCGGTAATATTATTGAGTGCGTCCAATATGGCGATAAAGTACTGCTTACAGCGGTACTACCAAATGATACCGAAAACAACGCTCAACTTCGTCTTGCTGGAGATGAAAGCTCACAGCTATCTATTATCGAGTTGCCGTATTCTTTAGCAGATGCCTAA
- a CDS encoding ABC transporter ATP-binding protein, which yields MEPLVTLENINKGFRDGESFHSVLNQVNLTLYQGQTVALMGPSGSGKSTLLNIIGGFETIDSGELFIHIDGQKQSVTPWKDKQWSQYRRQYLGVVFQQFNLLTPLNVRDNIIFSLAMNGQKWTPWCDELCEQLDISSLLQRKVENLSGGQQQRVAIARALAHKPPLLLADEPTGNLDQQAGLQVMTLLTSLAKQANTCVVMVTHSQQCADFMQTHLHLHGGSIEHLRNITPLAYE from the coding sequence ATGGAACCTCTCGTTACCTTAGAAAATATTAATAAAGGGTTTCGCGATGGCGAGTCATTCCATTCTGTGCTCAATCAAGTCAATCTGACGTTATACCAAGGGCAAACCGTTGCCCTTATGGGCCCTAGTGGCAGTGGTAAAAGTACCTTACTTAATATCATTGGCGGCTTTGAGACTATCGACAGCGGCGAATTATTCATTCATATCGATGGCCAGAAACAATCGGTAACGCCCTGGAAAGATAAGCAATGGAGTCAATACCGCCGTCAATATCTTGGGGTCGTCTTTCAGCAATTTAATTTACTGACGCCACTTAATGTGCGTGACAATATCATCTTTTCATTGGCAATGAATGGCCAAAAATGGACGCCATGGTGCGATGAGCTCTGCGAACAACTGGACATAAGTTCGTTACTTCAACGTAAGGTAGAGAATTTATCCGGTGGGCAACAGCAACGTGTCGCAATTGCCAGAGCCTTAGCCCATAAACCGCCTTTATTGCTTGCCGACGAGCCCACAGGTAATTTAGACCAACAAGCCGGATTGCAAGTCATGACGCTACTGACCTCACTGGCCAAGCAAGCTAATACCTGCGTGGTGATGGTGACCCATAGCCAGCAATGTGCTGACTTTATGCAAACTCACCTTCATTTACACGGTGGTAGCATAGAGCATCTGCGCAACATCACCCCATTAGCTTATGAGTGA
- a CDS encoding ABC transporter permease, whose product MSLINVRLCLQVFYRHYKHSPIQASAILIGIILAVTLLIGVKATNENAIQSYSSATELLSQRASFNLSNNSSSDINEQVYFALSQAGIDSLAIIEGLATSPDGQLWQVTGSDVVSALAHSAKNTTISSASLTSSTIDLSQLLNGQPTIMMSQSQAKRIAPNGDFTLNNIKLNVLQVDDKLGLGSALLMDMSLAQPLLNMQGKLSYIAVFAPTTTATEVLSPDNPPSFEQSIKQTLLAAGIDTNRINITTVDTGEALGALTESFHLNLNAMSMLAFVVGLFIAYNGVRYSLMKRQKLFVQLMQQGIDKFSLMIALLCELLILVLIGCIIGFITGLQLSQWLQPMVALTLEQLYDARLMPGIWQWSWFLQAFGLTLASAMGACIPMLTNLINTPLAQGTHKQERHYRRLHRKQFYLGVVMLLGAYLLFNLTENYRYSLALLGVVTIAIPLLLPQLLGSMLTLITPLFPKGLWQYGVAETKDIIAPLSLAMMAMLLAICANISMNTLVGSFEITLKQWLNARLHADLYIIPNPSDMSKLEGFLQQQPKVTGVYQQWKTSAIISSAALSSSRTPTAEIEPTSTNTPISLISRDIYSLKNTTIFKGQIPQFWQDFGANNSIMISEPLAIKLNLQLGSKVQIDRLTASSMTVGAIYYDYGNPMGEAIIHHLTWQTNKLPIKPISLAIIYAGELNEIQQQLTQTLGISSAQMYSQQGIKSQAIEIFKRTFSITVVLNSLTLLVAAIGLFSACIMLTQARLAPLARLYALGVNRQQLRVMVLSQMLIIVFLTCLLAMPTGALLGYLLINKVTLQAFGWTIAMVWDWQAYAQVVLIALASSVIAVCLPLYWQTRKPLISSLQQEVL is encoded by the coding sequence ATGTCACTAATTAACGTCCGTCTCTGCTTACAGGTTTTTTACCGCCACTATAAGCACTCACCCATACAAGCGAGCGCCATTTTAATCGGTATTATACTCGCCGTCACCTTACTGATTGGCGTCAAAGCAACTAACGAAAATGCCATACAAAGCTACAGTAGCGCCACCGAATTATTAAGCCAACGGGCCAGTTTTAACCTGAGCAATAACAGCAGCAGTGATATCAATGAACAGGTTTATTTTGCCCTATCTCAAGCGGGAATAGACAGTCTAGCGATTATAGAAGGATTGGCGACCAGCCCTGATGGCCAATTGTGGCAAGTCACGGGTAGCGATGTGGTGTCAGCGCTAGCACATAGTGCAAAAAACACCACAATCTCAAGTGCCAGTTTAACCTCATCGACCATCGATTTAAGCCAGCTGCTTAATGGTCAGCCCACCATTATGATGAGCCAAAGCCAAGCTAAGCGCATCGCCCCTAATGGCGACTTCACGCTTAATAACATTAAGCTTAATGTGCTACAGGTCGACGACAAATTGGGGTTGGGTAGCGCCTTATTAATGGATATGTCTCTGGCGCAGCCCCTGCTGAACATGCAGGGAAAATTAAGTTATATCGCGGTATTTGCTCCTACGACAACGGCCACTGAGGTACTTTCGCCCGATAACCCTCCTTCGTTTGAGCAATCTATTAAGCAAACGTTATTAGCCGCCGGTATCGATACCAACCGAATCAATATCACTACAGTAGACACAGGTGAGGCACTAGGCGCTTTGACCGAGAGCTTTCATTTAAATTTAAATGCCATGAGCATGTTAGCATTTGTTGTTGGGTTATTTATTGCCTATAACGGGGTTCGTTATAGCTTAATGAAACGGCAAAAGTTATTTGTCCAATTAATGCAGCAAGGTATTGATAAATTCAGCTTAATGATCGCGCTTTTGTGCGAATTACTCATATTGGTACTGATTGGCTGCATCATTGGCTTTATTACTGGTTTACAACTTTCACAATGGCTGCAGCCCATGGTTGCGCTGACATTAGAACAACTTTACGACGCTCGATTAATGCCTGGAATATGGCAATGGTCATGGTTTTTACAAGCTTTTGGCTTAACCTTGGCTTCGGCAATGGGCGCCTGCATCCCCATGTTAACCAACTTGATAAACACTCCTTTAGCCCAAGGCACCCATAAACAAGAGCGCCACTACCGTCGTTTACATCGTAAACAATTCTACCTTGGTGTCGTCATGTTACTTGGCGCGTATCTGCTATTTAATCTGACTGAAAATTACCGATATAGTTTAGCTTTACTCGGTGTCGTCACTATTGCGATTCCTTTATTACTGCCCCAATTATTGGGTAGCATGCTCACTCTTATTACGCCCTTATTTCCTAAAGGCCTATGGCAATATGGGGTTGCTGAAACTAAAGATATCATTGCTCCATTATCGTTAGCTATGATGGCGATGTTGTTGGCTATTTGTGCCAATATCTCTATGAACACCTTAGTAGGTAGCTTTGAAATCACCTTAAAACAATGGTTAAACGCCCGTTTACATGCCGATTTATACATCATACCTAATCCAAGCGACATGAGTAAACTGGAGGGTTTTTTACAACAACAACCCAAAGTCACCGGGGTTTATCAGCAATGGAAAACCTCAGCAATAATAAGTTCTGCAGCTCTGAGCTCATCAAGGACGCCTACTGCAGAAATTGAGCCGACATCGACCAATACTCCTATTTCGCTGATTAGCCGTGATATATACTCGCTCAAAAACACCACTATTTTTAAAGGCCAAATACCACAATTCTGGCAAGATTTTGGCGCGAACAACAGCATAATGATAAGCGAACCATTAGCCATTAAATTGAACCTACAACTTGGCAGTAAGGTACAAATTGACCGTTTAACCGCCTCATCTATGACAGTGGGAGCCATTTATTATGACTATGGTAATCCCATGGGCGAAGCCATTATCCATCACCTCACTTGGCAAACGAATAAGCTACCTATCAAGCCTATCAGCTTAGCGATAATTTATGCTGGCGAGCTAAACGAGATACAGCAACAACTCACTCAAACCTTGGGGATTTCATCCGCTCAAATGTATAGCCAGCAAGGCATAAAATCACAAGCCATCGAGATTTTCAAGCGCACCTTTTCAATTACTGTGGTGTTGAATAGCCTCACATTACTGGTCGCAGCTATTGGTTTGTTTAGCGCGTGCATCATGTTAACTCAAGCACGGCTGGCGCCATTAGCCCGCTTATACGCTTTAGGTGTCAACCGCCAGCAACTGCGGGTAATGGTGTTATCCCAAATGCTGATCATTGTATTTTTAACCTGTTTACTAGCCATGCCCACAGGTGCACTATTGGGCTATTTGTTGATCAACAAAGTGACCCTACAAGCCTTTGGTTGGACGATAGCCATGGTATGGGATTGGCAAGCTTATGCTCAAGTAGTGCTGATTGCACTAGCCAGCAGTGTCATTGCCGTGTGCCTGCCTTTGTATTGGCAAACCCGCAAACCATTGATATCAAGCCTGCAGCAGGAAGTCTTATGA